One segment of Polyodon spathula isolate WHYD16114869_AA chromosome 20, ASM1765450v1, whole genome shotgun sequence DNA contains the following:
- the LOC121295610 gene encoding small integral membrane protein 5-like has product MAQPQPQPLPSTMSWKEEMQKIAEQVLTKLQGLSEADPLEIGAFTILLIFIATVLIMFILACIHCCCCSAPQHRVSRVKPFHQP; this is encoded by the exons ATggcccagccccagccccagcccctgCCCTCCACTATGTCTTGGAAGGAGGAGATGCAGAAGATTGCAGAGCAGGTCCTCACTAAACTGCAAGGCCTTTCCGAGGCAGACCCCCTGGAGATCGGAGCCTTCACCATCCTGCTCATCTTCATCG CGACGGTTCTGATCATGTTCATCCTGGCCTGCATTCACTGCTGTTGCTGCTCCGCCCCCCAGCACAGAGTCTCCAGGGTCAAGCCTTTTCACCAACCCTGA